One window from the genome of Acuticoccus sp. I52.16.1 encodes:
- a CDS encoding NAD-dependent succinate-semialdehyde dehydrogenase, translating to MTTAAALKSEAPSLPLADRRLLRSFAYVDGRWTAAATGDVFAVENPADASDVAAVAKLSAAESAAAVDAAHKAFPAWAALLPQERAAILRRWFEAITANAEDLALIMTAEQGKPLSEACGEIAYGAAFVEFYAEEAKRPNIEGVTSHLPDAEVELWREPVGVAALVTPWNFPSAMITRKAAAALAAGCTVVIHPSAETPLSALALAELADRVGFPAGVVNVVTGDAPEIVEPWLADTRVRALSFTGSTEIGRLLYRRSADTIKRLVLELGGHAPFVVFADADLDQAVEEAIKAKFATTGQDCLGANRFLIERPVYDAFVAKFTAATKALTLGHGMDDPDLGPLMNAKAVAKQEAHVADAVKRGARLTTGGKVSPLGPLFYEATVLADVPLEAAIFHEETFGPVAAIAPFDTEDEAVRIANNTEYGLVAYVHSGDPRRIYRVSRALSFGMVAVNRTKVTGAPIPFGGMKQSGIGREGARYGLEAFTDIKYVCRDWA from the coding sequence ATGACGACCGCCGCCGCCCTCAAAAGCGAGGCTCCCTCCCTCCCGCTCGCCGACCGCCGGCTCCTGCGCTCGTTCGCCTATGTCGACGGGCGCTGGACCGCCGCCGCCACCGGCGACGTCTTCGCCGTCGAGAACCCGGCCGACGCCAGCGACGTCGCCGCCGTCGCCAAGCTGTCGGCCGCCGAGAGCGCGGCCGCGGTCGACGCCGCGCACAAAGCCTTCCCCGCCTGGGCCGCGCTCTTGCCGCAGGAGCGGGCCGCCATCCTGCGCCGCTGGTTCGAGGCGATCACCGCCAATGCCGAAGACCTCGCCCTCATCATGACCGCCGAGCAGGGCAAGCCGCTCTCCGAGGCGTGCGGCGAGATCGCCTACGGTGCCGCGTTCGTGGAGTTCTACGCCGAGGAGGCCAAGCGGCCGAACATCGAGGGCGTCACCTCGCACCTTCCCGATGCCGAGGTCGAGCTGTGGCGCGAGCCGGTCGGTGTCGCCGCGCTCGTCACGCCCTGGAACTTCCCGAGCGCGATGATCACCCGCAAGGCCGCGGCCGCGCTCGCCGCCGGCTGCACCGTCGTCATCCACCCGTCGGCCGAGACGCCGCTGTCGGCGCTGGCGCTGGCGGAACTGGCGGACCGGGTCGGCTTCCCTGCCGGCGTCGTCAACGTCGTCACCGGCGACGCGCCGGAGATCGTCGAGCCCTGGCTCGCCGACACCCGCGTGCGCGCCCTGTCGTTCACCGGCTCCACCGAGATCGGCCGGCTGCTCTATCGCCGCTCGGCCGACACCATCAAGCGGCTCGTCCTGGAGCTCGGCGGTCACGCGCCGTTCGTCGTCTTCGCCGACGCCGACCTCGACCAGGCCGTCGAGGAGGCGATCAAGGCGAAGTTCGCGACCACCGGGCAGGACTGCCTCGGCGCCAACCGCTTCCTGATCGAGCGGCCGGTCTACGACGCGTTCGTCGCCAAGTTCACCGCCGCCACGAAGGCCCTCACGCTCGGCCACGGCATGGACGACCCGGACCTCGGCCCGCTGATGAATGCCAAGGCCGTCGCCAAGCAGGAGGCCCACGTCGCCGACGCGGTGAAGCGCGGCGCCAGGCTGACGACCGGCGGCAAGGTCTCCCCGCTCGGGCCCCTGTTCTACGAGGCGACCGTGCTGGCCGACGTCCCGCTGGAGGCCGCGATCTTCCACGAGGAGACGTTCGGCCCCGTCGCCGCCATCGCCCCGTTCGACACCGAGGACGAGGCGGTGCGGATCGCCAACAACACCGAGTACGGCCTCGTCGCCTACGTCCACAGCGGCGACCCGCGCCGGATCTACCGCGTCAGCCGGGCGCTCTCGTTCGGCATGGTGGCGGTCAACCGCACGAAGGTGACCGGCGCGCCGATCCCTTTCGGGGGCATGAAGCAATCCGGGATCGGCCGCGAGGGCGCCCGCTACGGCCTCGAAGCCTTCACCGACATCAAATACGTCTGCCGCGACTGGGCCTGA
- a CDS encoding aspartate aminotransferase family protein, whose protein sequence is MLTNDQLAAWDREAFFHPSTHLAQHARGETVSRIMTGGEGIYVEDRDGTRLIDAFAGLYCVNVGYGRKVIADAIAEQAGKLAYYHAYVGHGTEASITLAHMILERAPQHMSKVYFGLSGSDANETNVKLVWYYNNVRGMPQKRKIISRWRGYHGSGLITGSLTGLKTFHNKFGLPLPEVIHTEAPYYYRRQDLSMSEAEFVAHCAAELEALIEREGPETIGAFIGEPALGTGGLVPPPAGYWAAIQEVLAKHDILLIADEVVTGFGRLGSMFGSDHYGIKPDIITIAKGLTSAYAPLSGSIVSDKVWKVLEEGTDQFGPIGHGWTYSAHPICAAAGVANLTLIDEMNLVQNAGAVGATFKQMLTDRIGQHPHVGEVRGEGLLCAVEFIDDKENRTYYDPARKIGPQVAAALLSDGVIARAMPEADVIGFAPPLCLTEDEAGMIADRMAKAVTNVLG, encoded by the coding sequence ATGCTGACCAACGACCAACTCGCCGCCTGGGACCGCGAGGCCTTCTTCCACCCCTCGACCCACCTCGCCCAGCACGCCCGCGGCGAGACGGTGAGCCGGATCATGACCGGCGGCGAGGGCATCTACGTCGAGGATCGGGACGGCACCCGGCTGATCGACGCGTTCGCCGGCCTCTACTGCGTCAACGTCGGCTATGGCCGCAAGGTGATCGCCGACGCGATCGCCGAGCAGGCCGGCAAGCTCGCCTACTATCACGCCTATGTCGGCCACGGCACCGAGGCGTCGATCACGCTCGCCCACATGATCCTGGAGCGGGCGCCGCAGCACATGTCGAAGGTCTACTTCGGCCTGTCCGGGTCGGACGCGAACGAGACCAACGTCAAGCTCGTCTGGTACTACAACAACGTGCGCGGCATGCCGCAGAAGCGCAAGATCATCTCGCGCTGGCGGGGCTACCACGGCTCGGGCCTCATCACCGGCTCGCTGACCGGCCTGAAGACGTTCCACAACAAGTTCGGCCTGCCGCTGCCGGAGGTGATCCACACCGAGGCGCCCTACTACTACCGCCGCCAGGACCTCTCCATGTCGGAGGCCGAGTTCGTCGCCCATTGCGCGGCCGAGCTTGAGGCGCTCATCGAGCGCGAGGGGCCGGAGACCATCGGCGCCTTCATCGGCGAGCCGGCGCTCGGCACCGGCGGCCTCGTCCCGCCGCCGGCCGGCTACTGGGCGGCGATCCAGGAGGTGCTGGCGAAGCACGACATCCTGCTGATCGCCGACGAGGTCGTCACCGGATTCGGCCGGCTCGGGTCGATGTTCGGCTCCGACCACTACGGCATCAAGCCGGACATCATCACGATCGCCAAGGGGCTCACCTCGGCCTATGCGCCGCTGTCGGGCTCGATCGTGTCGGACAAGGTGTGGAAGGTGCTGGAGGAGGGGACCGACCAGTTCGGCCCGATCGGTCACGGCTGGACCTACTCGGCGCACCCGATCTGCGCCGCGGCCGGCGTCGCCAACCTGACGCTGATCGACGAGATGAACCTGGTGCAGAATGCCGGCGCGGTCGGCGCCACCTTCAAGCAGATGCTGACGGACCGGATCGGCCAGCATCCGCATGTCGGCGAAGTCCGCGGCGAGGGGCTGCTCTGCGCGGTGGAGTTCATCGACGACAAGGAGAACCGCACCTACTACGACCCGGCCCGCAAGATCGGCCCGCAGGTGGCCGCAGCGCTCCTCAGCGACGGTGTCATCGCCCGCGCGATGCCGGAGGCCGACGTCATCGGCTTCGCGCCGCCGCTGTGCCTGACCGAGGATGAGGCCGGCATGATCGCCGACCGCATGGCGAAGGCCGTGACGAACGTGCTGGGCTGA
- a CDS encoding glycoside hydrolase family 15 protein, with amino-acid sequence MSPLDDWLAAQAAASADAIAAAISATHLTHRRPGFGHVVVPAAGSILASPEDAHWDPEPDYFYHWPRDAGVVMLAAALLHPQDPAAWDRRFADYVTFSLAIATRAGPPANPQRATTDAAHARFLRPDAELTALAGDAVPAEPRVNADGTADFEEWGRPQYDGPALRALSCLAWPGAATAETERLLAIDLAHVLAHAAAPCIGPWEDPPPARHAFTMLAQRAALCAAGPRLAAAGVAEAVARIDTAMGDLRTAGRFAASSATDGSDADIILGALLDPAGRFGVTEPAMAATAEDVERWSRARFALATDAAPLVGRWEGDVYFDGQPWLPTSLGFAEFYYRRAAGVNLDAAERRRCRARGEAILEAVRAARPTAGALPEQIDGATGAPRSCRNLTWSHAALIAAAHARRLAG; translated from the coding sequence ATGTCCCCGCTCGACGACTGGCTCGCCGCGCAGGCGGCCGCATCGGCCGACGCGATCGCCGCGGCGATATCGGCCACGCACCTGACCCACCGGCGGCCCGGCTTCGGCCATGTGGTGGTGCCGGCGGCCGGCTCCATCCTCGCCTCGCCGGAAGACGCGCATTGGGATCCGGAGCCGGACTACTTCTACCACTGGCCGCGCGACGCCGGCGTCGTCATGCTGGCGGCGGCACTGCTGCACCCGCAGGATCCGGCCGCCTGGGACCGCCGCTTCGCCGACTATGTCACCTTCAGCCTCGCGATCGCGACGCGCGCCGGGCCGCCCGCCAACCCGCAGCGTGCGACGACCGACGCCGCCCATGCGCGCTTCCTGCGCCCCGACGCCGAGCTCACCGCGCTGGCGGGTGACGCCGTGCCGGCCGAGCCGCGCGTCAACGCCGACGGCACCGCCGACTTCGAGGAGTGGGGCAGGCCGCAGTACGACGGGCCGGCGCTGCGGGCGCTCTCCTGCCTCGCCTGGCCCGGCGCCGCGACGGCCGAAACGGAACGGCTCCTCGCGATCGACCTCGCCCATGTGCTGGCGCACGCCGCCGCGCCCTGCATCGGCCCATGGGAGGACCCGCCGCCCGCACGCCACGCCTTCACGATGCTCGCCCAGCGCGCCGCGCTGTGCGCCGCCGGCCCGCGGCTGGCGGCGGCCGGCGTGGCGGAGGCGGTGGCGCGGATCGACACCGCGATGGGGGACCTGCGCACGGCCGGCCGCTTCGCCGCGTCGAGTGCGACCGACGGCAGCGACGCCGATATCATCCTCGGCGCGCTCCTCGACCCCGCCGGACGATTCGGCGTCACCGAGCCGGCCATGGCGGCGACCGCCGAGGACGTCGAGCGCTGGTCCCGCGCGCGGTTCGCGCTGGCGACGGACGCGGCCCCCCTCGTCGGCCGCTGGGAGGGCGACGTCTATTTCGACGGTCAGCCCTGGTTGCCGACGAGCCTCGGGTTCGCCGAGTTCTACTACCGCCGTGCCGCCGGCGTGAACCTCGACGCCGCCGAGCGCCGCCGCTGCCGCGCGCGCGGCGAGGCCATCCTGGAGGCGGTCCGCGCCGCCCGCCCCACCGCCGGCGCCTTGCCCGAGCAGATCGACGGAGCCACCGGTGCCCCGCGGTCCTGCCGCAACCTCACCTGGAGCCACGCCGCGCTGATCGCCGCCGCCCACGCTCGCCGCCTCGCCGGCTGA
- a CDS encoding alpha/beta hydrolase, protein MQTGAAPPDDLRPAEEVTLAGSAGPMRVHLHRPGGTPRGTAIIAHGRNGAADAPHMVPLIAAAVARGLTVIAPDLCHSAHNLSAGTAETFTMADHYADLATVADYAVDAAPGGAARILVGHSMGGYAVVRLAADGHRWGPTGVVAVSPVISGAALIAAREAQGPEAVAMLRRELPRALDEWPAHDALAVAGAVRVPSAVIVGVDDTVTPPAHAAALAAALGRCVWHDVVMGEHHCPLGPGYAASTGTAFDRILEAG, encoded by the coding sequence GTGCAGACCGGTGCCGCACCGCCCGACGATCTGCGGCCGGCCGAGGAGGTCACGCTTGCCGGCAGCGCCGGGCCGATGCGCGTGCACCTGCACCGCCCCGGCGGGACGCCGCGAGGGACGGCGATCATCGCGCACGGCCGCAACGGCGCCGCGGACGCGCCGCACATGGTGCCGCTGATCGCCGCGGCGGTGGCGCGCGGCCTCACGGTGATCGCGCCGGACCTTTGCCACTCGGCCCACAACCTCAGTGCCGGCACCGCCGAGACGTTCACCATGGCCGACCACTACGCCGATCTCGCCACCGTCGCCGACTATGCGGTCGACGCGGCGCCCGGCGGTGCGGCCCGCATCCTGGTCGGCCACTCGATGGGCGGCTATGCGGTGGTGCGGCTGGCGGCGGACGGGCATCGGTGGGGACCGACGGGGGTCGTCGCGGTCTCGCCGGTGATCTCCGGCGCGGCGCTCATCGCCGCACGCGAGGCGCAGGGGCCGGAGGCGGTGGCCATGCTGCGCCGTGAGCTCCCCCGCGCGCTCGACGAGTGGCCGGCCCACGATGCGCTGGCCGTCGCGGGCGCGGTCCGCGTCCCCTCGGCCGTCATCGTCGGCGTCGACGACACGGTGACGCCGCCGGCCCACGCCGCGGCCCTCGCCGCCGCACTCGGCCGCTGCGTGTGGCACGACGTGGTCATGGGCGAGCATCACTGCCCCCTCGGCCCCGGATATGCGGCGAGCACCGGCACCGCGTTCGATCGCATCCTCGAAGCCGGCTGA